The following proteins are encoded in a genomic region of Nocardioides sp. cx-173:
- a CDS encoding ABC transporter ATP-binding protein codes for MTMSLHDTVSAHPGRQPLLTVRDLRVEFGLRGQRRTSAVDGVSFDIRPGEHVGLVGESGSGKSVTSLAIMGLLPRRGVRTSGEIRYGDVDLMSLSRNEMSQLRGRDIAMVFQDPMTSLNPVVTVGVQIAEVISRHNEVSRKEARDRAGDLLRKVGIPDPVRRLKEYPHQLSGGMRQRVLIAIALACQPRLLIADEPTTALDVTIQAQVLEVLKELVADTGAALLMITHDLGVVAGLCDRVNVMYAGRIVESTTRDVLFEEPRHPYTGGLLGSIPRLDSPRGEPLTAIPGSPTNVLPWPQGCAFAPRCQNVLEVCTTQTPELTDEGVRHVRCHNPLDPSRPARGETR; via the coding sequence ATGACCATGTCCCTGCACGACACCGTCAGCGCCCACCCGGGCCGCCAGCCACTGCTCACCGTGCGCGACCTCCGGGTGGAGTTCGGGCTGCGCGGACAACGTCGTACCAGCGCCGTGGACGGGGTCTCCTTCGACATCCGGCCCGGCGAGCACGTCGGCCTGGTGGGGGAGTCGGGCAGCGGCAAGTCCGTGACGTCGCTCGCGATCATGGGACTGCTCCCGCGGCGCGGCGTGCGCACGTCGGGGGAGATCCGCTACGGCGACGTCGACCTGATGTCGCTGTCGCGCAACGAGATGAGCCAGCTGCGCGGGCGCGACATCGCGATGGTCTTCCAGGACCCGATGACCTCGCTGAACCCGGTGGTCACGGTCGGGGTCCAGATCGCCGAGGTGATCAGCCGCCACAACGAGGTCTCCCGCAAGGAGGCCCGGGACCGCGCCGGCGACCTCCTGCGCAAGGTCGGGATCCCCGACCCCGTGCGGCGGCTCAAGGAGTACCCCCACCAGCTCTCGGGCGGGATGCGGCAGCGGGTGCTGATCGCCATCGCGTTGGCGTGCCAGCCCCGGCTGCTGATCGCCGACGAGCCGACCACGGCCCTCGACGTCACGATCCAGGCCCAGGTGCTCGAGGTGCTCAAGGAGCTCGTGGCCGACACCGGCGCGGCGCTGCTGATGATCACCCACGACCTCGGCGTCGTCGCCGGCCTGTGCGACCGCGTCAACGTGATGTACGCCGGCCGCATCGTCGAGTCGACCACCCGCGACGTGCTCTTCGAGGAGCCGCGTCATCCCTACACCGGGGGCCTGCTCGGCAGCATCCCGCGGCTGGACTCGCCGCGAGGGGAGCCGCTGACGGCCATCCCCGGCTCGCCGACCAACGTCCTGCCGTGGCCGCAGGGCTGTGCGTTCGCACCGCGCTGCCAGAACGTCCTCGAGGTGTGCACCACGCAGACACCCGAGCTGACCGACGAGGGGGTGCGCCACGTGCGGTGCCACAACCCCTTGGACCCATCCCGCCCGGCGAGAGGTGAGACGCGATGA
- a CDS encoding ABC transporter permease, with protein sequence MSIPLMPAAPGPASLDPATGGDPEEHGVSLWRGAMRRLRRNPSAILGALIVLAFVVIAIIAPLLTSYEPASPEWAGQITPSKVPGPSDEHFLGLDSFGSDMWTQMLYGARQSLIYGVVSTAIGLAVGATLGLLAGGFGSVGGRFGRWVDTAIMRLVDIMLSIPSLLLAVSIAAILGKNAYAIMIAIGVVQVPIFARLLRGSMLSQGRSDYVLAASSLGLRKRRIVMSHILPNSLGPTIVQATLNLATAIIEVAALSFLGLGEADPAVAEWGRMLVAAQDRFQADPRLAIYPGVAIAITALGFTLFGEALREALDPRTRR encoded by the coding sequence ATGAGCATCCCGCTGATGCCGGCCGCGCCGGGTCCGGCCAGCCTGGACCCGGCCACGGGCGGCGATCCGGAGGAGCACGGGGTGAGCCTGTGGCGCGGGGCGATGCGTCGGCTGCGCCGCAACCCCTCGGCCATCCTCGGCGCCCTGATCGTGCTGGCGTTCGTGGTCATCGCGATCATCGCCCCGCTGCTGACGTCCTACGAGCCGGCGTCGCCGGAGTGGGCCGGCCAGATCACCCCCAGCAAGGTGCCTGGCCCCAGCGACGAGCACTTCCTCGGCCTGGACTCCTTCGGCTCGGACATGTGGACCCAGATGCTCTACGGGGCCCGGCAGTCGCTCATCTACGGCGTCGTCTCCACCGCCATCGGCCTGGCCGTGGGCGCGACGCTCGGGCTTCTGGCCGGCGGCTTCGGCAGCGTCGGCGGCCGGTTCGGCCGCTGGGTGGACACCGCCATCATGCGGCTGGTCGACATCATGCTCTCGATCCCGAGCCTGCTCCTGGCCGTCAGCATCGCGGCGATCCTGGGCAAGAACGCCTACGCGATCATGATCGCCATCGGCGTCGTGCAGGTGCCGATCTTCGCGCGGCTGCTGCGCGGGTCGATGCTGTCTCAGGGCCGCTCGGACTACGTGCTGGCCGCCTCGTCGCTGGGCCTGCGCAAGCGGCGCATCGTGATGAGCCACATCCTGCCCAACTCGCTGGGGCCCACGATCGTCCAGGCCACCCTCAACCTCGCCACGGCGATCATCGAGGTCGCCGCCCTGTCCTTCCTCGGGCTGGGCGAGGCCGATCCGGCCGTGGCGGAGTGGGGCCGCATGCTGGTCGCCGCGCAGGACCGCTTCCAGGCGGACCCGCGACTCGCCATCTACCCGGGCGTCGCCATCGCCATCACCGCACTCGGCTTCACGCTCTTCGGCGAAGCGCTGCGCGAGGCCCTCGACCCCCGAACTCGAAGGTGA
- a CDS encoding ABC transporter permease, whose product MLRLTLRRLAQMVPVLAGLSILLFVWVRALPGDPARALLGERANADSLRRVTEAYGFDEPVLQQYLTYLKSLLQGDFLNSIQTGQPVLDSFLSRFPATIELALAALLFAVVLGIPLGYLAARHQGRLLDTFVVSGSLLGVTTPVFFLAILLKLVFADWLGWFPTALRQDPRMDSTDVTGFAVLDGLLTQEWDASWDAVIHLALPAVALGTIPLAIIVRITRASVADVMQEDYVRTAESKGLARSVISRRHVLRNAMLPVATTIGLQTGLLFSGAVLTETVFSFNGIGSYLFLAITNRDYPVLQGYIIFIAIIYSLINLAVDLLYGVIDPRLRVA is encoded by the coding sequence ATGCTTCGTCTCACCCTCCGCCGCCTGGCGCAGATGGTGCCCGTCCTGGCAGGGCTCTCGATCCTCCTCTTCGTGTGGGTGAGGGCCCTGCCGGGCGACCCGGCCCGGGCGCTGCTCGGCGAGCGCGCAAACGCGGACAGCCTGCGTCGGGTCACCGAGGCCTACGGCTTCGACGAGCCGGTGCTGCAGCAGTACCTGACGTACCTCAAGAGCCTCCTGCAGGGCGACTTCCTGAACTCCATCCAGACCGGCCAGCCGGTCCTGGACAGCTTCCTGAGCCGCTTCCCCGCGACGATCGAGCTGGCTCTCGCGGCCTTGCTGTTCGCCGTGGTCCTGGGCATCCCGCTCGGCTACCTCGCCGCGCGCCACCAGGGCCGCCTGCTCGACACCTTCGTCGTCTCCGGCTCCCTGCTCGGGGTCACGACCCCGGTCTTCTTCCTGGCGATCCTGCTCAAGCTGGTCTTCGCGGACTGGCTGGGCTGGTTCCCGACCGCGCTGCGACAGGACCCGCGCATGGACTCCACCGACGTGACCGGCTTCGCGGTGCTCGACGGCCTCCTGACCCAGGAGTGGGACGCCTCGTGGGACGCCGTGATCCACCTGGCGCTGCCGGCCGTCGCGCTGGGCACCATCCCGCTGGCGATCATCGTGCGCATCACCCGCGCCTCCGTCGCCGACGTCATGCAGGAGGACTACGTGCGCACCGCCGAGAGCAAGGGCCTGGCCCGCAGCGTCATCTCGCGCCGTCACGTCCTGCGCAACGCGATGCTGCCGGTGGCGACCACGATCGGCCTCCAGACCGGGCTGCTGTTCTCCGGTGCGGTGCTCACCGAGACCGTCTTCAGCTTCAACGGCATCGGGTCCTACCTGTTCCTGGCGATCACCAACCGTGACTACCCGGTCCTGCAGGGCTACATCATCTTCATCGCGATCATCTACTCGCTGATCAACCTCGCCGTCGACCTGCTCTACGGCGTCATCGACCCGAGGCTGAGGGTCGCATGA